Genomic window (Halobacteriovorax sp. HLS):
GTAAGATCTGCTCTTTTAGTTTCAACTATTTCTTCAACAATCTTCTTTGGAACAGTTCCAGCAACCTCAGTTCCTGGCTTCTTAGATCCACTCTTAAGCTTTAACTTAGTCTTAAGTAAGTAAGATGCTGGAGGTGTTTTAGTAACAAATGAAAATGATCTGTCTGAATATACAGTGATGATTGTAGGTAAAATCACTCCTGCTTCCTTCTGTGTCTTAGCATTGAATGCCTTACAGAATTCCATAATATTCACACCTTTTTGACCTAATGCCGGTCCAATTGGTGGTGACGGGTTTGCTTTTCCTGCTTCAATTTGTAATTTAATGAAGCCTGTAATCTTCTTAGCCATGATTACTCCTGCGATTCAAAGAATCTACCAACGTGTTAATATATTAAGCTTTTTCTACTTGTTTAAAGTCTAATTCTACTGGTGTTGGTCTACCAAAGATTAGAACATTAACTTTTAACTTACCTTTATCACTTACTGCTTCAACTGTACCAACGAAAGATGCGAATGGACCTTCGATTACCTTAACTGATTCACCTTCTTCAAAGTCAATTGTAGTCTTAGTTTTCTTAACTCCATCAGCTTGCTGACCAGTCATATATGCAGCTTCCTCATTAGTAATAGGAGCTGGTTTGTCAGTAGTTCCACCAACAAATCCAGTAATCTTATCCGTATCCTTAACAAGGTGCCAGGTTTTATCATTCATGATCATTTTAATCAAGACATAACCTGGAAATAATTTCTTCTTTATAGTTCTCTTCTTCCCACCTGCGTGAGAGATAACAGTCTCTTCAGGAACCATAATTTCAGAAAAGAATTCTGTTTGCTTATAGTTAACGATTCTTTCACGTAAAGCTCTTTGAATCTTTCCTTCTTGTCCCGTTAAAGTCTTAGCGATATACCACTTGAAATCTTCTGAATCACCTGCAGCAAATGCATTCTCATCTAGCTCTTCACCAGATACTTCAGTTACTTCTTCTGTAGTTTCAATTACTTCATCAGTACTATTATTTTCTTTAGACATATATCACCTATTCTTAATAAATTAGTTCTAAAACTTTTCTAAACGTAAAATCAATCAAAACAAAAATACCGCTTATGATTGATACTGCTACAACAAGACCTACTGTCATTTTTAAAACTGAGTCCTTATCAGGCCAAACAACTTTAACTAACTCAGCATATACTTCTTCCATATGAGTCGAAGCATTCTTGTTTTTTAAAATTCCAATAAAAGTCACCAAACCGATAACAATTCCAAGACCTTGTGAAACTGCTAAAAAATTTGGAACCTTGGCTTCTAAATCAAACCACTCACTTAACTGACCCATGAAACGAATAGTAACAAACCCAGCTAATATACTAATAATTGCAACAAATGTGTTGATCCACTTCTTGCCATCTTCAATTCGAACTAAAGACATCCTATAATCCTTGGATTAACAGCTTCAGTATTTTACTAAAACTTGGTTATTTTCTACGTATAAGCTTTCCATATATCCTTTAATTAGTGCAATTTGTCCAATACTTTCTACAACTCATAACGACGCAGTGTCAAAGTATGAATAATTTCCAAAAATTGTAGTGAAATTTACTATTTCTTAAAAGGAGCAGTATTTCTTTGGTGACTTCTGCTTGTACAGCTTTAATAGAATAGGATTAGATAAATATATCCCGTTTAGCCTGTTTTCATTTGAAATATATGATGATCCAGCTTGAAGAGGACTTTTAACACAAAGCTCGCTCCTAAATGAACCTTTCAAATAGTTCTTTTTCTGGGTCGTTATAACTTCTGCCGAGAACCAGTCAGCAAAAGCCTCTGAAATTTGATCTCTTTGCATACCTGCTTGAGGATAAAGAGAGTTATTGCATGTTGGATTATCTTTCAAGGACTTATAT
Coding sequences:
- the rplK gene encoding 50S ribosomal protein L11, giving the protein MAKKITGFIKLQIEAGKANPSPPIGPALGQKGVNIMEFCKAFNAKTQKEAGVILPTIITVYSDRSFSFVTKTPPASYLLKTKLKLKSGSKKPGTEVAGTVPKKIVEEIVETKRADLTAASQEAAERTIEGSVRAMGLKLDY
- the secE gene encoding preprotein translocase subunit SecE codes for the protein MSLVRIEDGKKWINTFVAIISILAGFVTIRFMGQLSEWFDLEAKVPNFLAVSQGLGIVIGLVTFIGILKNKNASTHMEEVYAELVKVVWPDKDSVLKMTVGLVVAVSIISGIFVLIDFTFRKVLELIY
- the nusG gene encoding transcription termination/antitermination protein NusG; translation: MSKENNSTDEVIETTEEVTEVSGEELDENAFAAGDSEDFKWYIAKTLTGQEGKIQRALRERIVNYKQTEFFSEIMVPEETVISHAGGKKRTIKKKLFPGYVLIKMIMNDKTWHLVKDTDKITGFVGGTTDKPAPITNEEAAYMTGQQADGVKKTKTTIDFEEGESVKVIEGPFASFVGTVEAVSDKGKLKVNVLIFGRPTPVELDFKQVEKA